Genomic window (Vigna unguiculata cultivar IT97K-499-35 chromosome 10, ASM411807v1, whole genome shotgun sequence):
TTTTGTCACAGGCTAGATTAAATAGTTAGGTAACGTGAAGTCTCATTACAGACGCATGCACCATTTGAAGCCAACTGGCGGTATGGCTTGGTGCGGACCTTtttgattatattataaaatcaattaattaaaatcgtATTTACGAAATCCCCTATTTCAATTTGAAGTTGTTTTTTGCCAGCTACTTTGAACAACCATCAGCTCCGCCATTTTTTCTtgacttattttttttgtccatCTTACGATTATAAATTGACATGCATGGGAATGAGAAATCACAACCAAGAATCAATCAGTAGCAGAAGGAAAGCTTGAAGCATGGCTATGTTGTATTTGGCTTTGCTCATTCTGCTCTTTCTGTTTTCCCTGAAGCTCTTGTTCCAAACAAGAAGATTCAGAAACCTTCCTCCAGGACCAATGTCTTACCCTATAATCGGAAACCTCTTACAACTGAAACAGCCTTACCACCGCACATTCGCTCAAATGTCACAAAAATACGGCCAAGTCTTCTCTCTCTGGTTCGGTTCCCGACTCGTTGTCGTCGTTTGTTCACAATCCGCGGTGCAAGAATGCTTCACCAAAAACGACATCGTCTTGGCCAACCGACCTCACTTTCTCTTTGGCAAATACATCAGCTACGATAACAGCACCATCCTTCACTCTTCCTACGGCGACCACTGGCGCCACCTCCGTCGCATCTTGTCGCTCGAGGTTGTCTCAAACAACCGTTTGACCTCCTTCTACGAAGTCCGAAGAGACGAGATCATGAGGCTGGTGCAAAAGCTCGCTAACCTCTCACGCAACCAATTTACCAAAGTGGATCTTAAAAACATGTGAGTTTTTGTCATTTCAAAACATACGTCCATATCATCTTTCTAAACTATTAAATGGTGCTCCATAAAAACACAATCAAAGACTAAGGCTAAAAATGGACAAAATAAGAGATAATTATTTACCTCTCCTCAAGGTTGGgaagtaacaaataaaatatgctCTATCTTTTATAATTAGCAAAACTAGTTTATTCAATTACACATTTCTCTTacttctattattatattaacatttatctaattaatatttctaaattaagGTTTATGGAAACGTCATTTAACACTATGACGAGAATCGTAGCCGGTAAGAGACTCTTTGGTGACGACTGTGATGTGAATGATGTGGAGAAAGcaaaagaattcaaaattatcattaaagAGTTGGTGATATTAGCGGGAGTTAATAATCGTGGAGACTTCTTGCCTTTCGTGAGATGgtttgattttgataatttggaGAAGAAGCTAAAAGGATTTGGTAAAAGAACAGATGCATTCTTACAAGAACTCATCGAAGAGCGTCGTAATGGAAATAACAATGGAAATACTATGATAGACCATCTCCTTGCTCAACAACGATCGCAACCTGAACAATACACTGATCAAATCATCAAAGGACTTTCTCTGGTAATTaatgatttctttaaatatGACTTTCCTCATGTGTAGATGACTAattcatttttgaaaatgataaaaattttcATGATGGTCATAGTTATccaaataataaatagaaatatgtAAGTTGGAATATATATGTCAATCTTCATAAATTAATCTAaagtgtaatttaaattatagctttaaaactaatatgaatattaaaacaACAATAAGTATATTTATTTACGTAACAAATTTTTGTCCATTTTGTTtagattcaaaaaaaaaaagaataacatttttgggagagtCATTATCTAGTAATTAATTGCAAAGAAACTAAGAAGGATTTTTTCGCTTTCTGTCATGCATTGACACTTCTTTTTATGGATTTTATAGAGCTTGCTACTTGCCGGAACAGATACATCAGCTCTGACTTTAGAATGGACAATGGCTAATTTATTGAACCATCCAGAAGTTATAAAGAAAGCAACAAAGGAAATAAACACTCATGTTGGATCAAATCGTCTCGTAGAGGAATCTGACATGTCAAAACTCCCTTATATTCAATGCATTGTTTACGAGACACTTCGACTGCATCCTGCGGCTCCAATTTGGTCACCACATTTGTCTTCAGAAGATTGCACCGTAGGAAAATATAATCTCCCAAAAGACACAATTGTGTTGGTCAATGCATGGGCTGCTCATATGGATCCAAAAATGTGGAGTGAGCCAACACACTTTAAGCCTGAAAGGTTTGAAAAGGAAAGTGAAGTAAATAGATTACTTTCATTCGGGTTAGGAAGGAGGGCTTGCCCTGGATCAAACTTGGCGCAACGTACAGTTGGCTTATCCATAGCTTTATTGCTTCAATGTTTTGAGTGGAAACGAATTAGTAAGGAAGAAATTGACATGTCTGAAGCAAATGGAATTACCATATCAAGAAAAAATCCATTGGAAGCTATGTGCCAACTTCGTCAATCACCAACGGTTAAGGATGTGTACTAATTTATGAGGTTATTTGGTGTTGTTTAAAGAATAAACAGGATGTGTACTAATTTATGATGTTGTTTGGTGTTGTTTAAAGAATAAACATATCGTAATTTATGGAGAATAAATATGTATGCAATAAGCTTTATGCAATAATTTTGTAAGCCGTTGAATTAAATGTGACTCCATTGAGTGTGATATCTTATAAGTTCTAGTTTTacattaaattcttattttctttatattatttaatatataatataatagttttttttataaacatttgattataataatttaaagtttcTTGTTACAGTAGCActataaaaaattttgttaaatacgATGGTTATTTGGGGTATAAAATGGTGGTTTTGACTACCATATTTTACGCGTATGGTGGGTGTGTGTACCGCCATATATCCTGTCGCCACAAAGAATAATATGGCAATCTTGGACGAAACGCCGGAACACTCGCCATTAAATGCATTGCGAAAATAATGGCGGTTTGAACCGCCGTATTTTGTGTGCACATAATGGCAATGAAAACCgtcttaatttgtttttttttaaagaattgtCATGCGAAATATAACACCTAGAAATGCCATTATTTCCACTGTACAGATGCGTTATACGATGCTTCAAATGCCATAATttgaatgtgattttttttatattatttttaattgtaatctGCTTTCCATTATTATTGAACCTGTtttccataaaattaaaaaaatcacaaacaacaTCTTGATCATTAATactttcattcataattcatatttcatatttaaaaagttgaTATTATGAAACACGATCCAAAAGATTTCACATTGAAAAcaaaagccaaaaaaaaaaaaaatctaaaacattattataatacattttgcTAAATTTCTATAGCTATGTTCCTATATTGCTATGTTCCTAACTTGTCTTTTCTATCCCGCTTGATCTTCTTATACCAATAGGTGATGGAGCACCACTTCCAACATAGGGTactggaataaaaaaaaaaacttataacttattcaaattcacatgtgtattataataaacttatgtaatttgttaaataaactattaaattttacctCATTAACCGAAGTATGTACCAAACCAGCAGCCACAGCAGCAAAATGGTCAGGAACATCATCTCTAGAAGCAATGTAAGAAACCAATGTTTGCATTTGGTTTTTGAGAGTTGTGAGCTCATTTTCCATCTTTGAAGTACATTCTcttcattcaaaatatattcaacGATAATTCATTTCTACTTATAAAATATTCCAAAAGTACATaaaaatctttcatcttttaatcataaaatatcataaatacaTTATGTAGGTTTTCACAAGTTTAGGCACTATAACACCTATAATGTTGTATACATACTCAGAAAAAATCTAGGTAAATATCTATACAGTGAACCCAgtcaaaccaaaataaaaccaaagaaaagaaacaacTCTTGATAAATGCACTCACTTAGGGATGGAATAAGGCCATATTCATCATCACAAATTAGAAAGTTAAAATCTCCAATTGAATCAAAACCGAGTTCAATCATAAAATGCCAAAAGCTAAGACACTACAATTTCATGAAGAAATAAACATACACCCAACTCATTTGGTGCAGACTGAGACACTTCAGTTTCACTCAATTATAGATTTCTCTATAATCTAGTTAGGAATTAAAACGtacgaagaaaaaaaacacagcTTTTTCTCTTGGTTTTAGGCCTCCTTTTTGACGAGATCAAAGAACAACTCTTAAGGGAACACATCTATGAGCGCAACCAATCCACATTCAtgacatattaaaataatgataaatttgtattaaaacctatgttaaaattgttttgatatCATTTTAAGCTTCTAATTAATTAGACACTTGCAGACACTATACTCGCACAATAGTTGTTCAAAATTATCATCCTCCTTTGCTTTTTTCCTAAGAAACCAGGCCATTTCCTTCTCCCAGCCggttctctttcaaaagaatttgtgTGTCCACTTTTAGAagcatattataattataaagctACTAATATTATAATAAGTTTATTGCAAATGACCAATCTTTTAGTTTCCCACTTTATCGCATTGAACATATAATGGCCACAAAAAGAAGACTCATATTACACTACCATTAACCCTGAAAAAGGAAGCTAGACCAAATCTGAGCATGATAGCTTGAATGTACCAACAATATTCTTTAGATTTAGGGTCCAGTTGGAGCTTCCAAGTCCATGGTCACGTGTTTAAAGCAGAGAAATAACAGAATAAGCAAGAATCGGAGATTGCAATAACAGAATACAAAAATCAGACTTCCCAATTGATATTTTCAATCTCAACCAAATGCAACAGAGCACATTAAATATTACATTCATCCATAATTAACCCAATGATCAGAGCAAACAATAGGAGTCGCACATTAGTCACTAATCAAAGTGAAAACCAACCAAAAACGAAATCGTAACAAAGGGAAAGGTGTGGAAGGACCTTGTCCATGCTGGAAATGTGCAAATGCAGAGTGCATGCTCATGGTGACTGCTAGTGTGCCCGATTGGTTGAGGTTTTGGGCAATGGAGAAATGGCTCGCGACGAAACCCTGTTCGACATTGTCGTCGGAGTCCCTAGAGATGTTCAATGTTTTGTTGGTTCCCAATCAGTGTGGCGAAGGAAGACACGATCTTCGGTGACTTGGTAATCTCCACTTGCAACAAAGAATTATGAGATCTCCGGTGACGAAATCGATAGGAAGAATAGTGTGGTGGTGTTGGAAAGGTGGAGTACTGAAGCGTTGGTGGGTTGCAATTCGAGTGTGATGTCGCAACGAAGTTTTATGGAACTACGAGGAGTGGAAACTATGACGTGCGAAGAGTGGGAAACTGCGTGGTGATCTCCTGCGACGAGGAGGGTGGAAACGGCGAGGAGTGGGAAACTACGAGGTGCGAGGAGTGGAAAACTGCGAGGTGTGAGGAGTACGGAAACGAAACCGTCAGAGGTTGGGGTTGACTGAGAGGATTTTGTAGGATTTGTCTTCACATGAGCCAGTTTTGTGTCTTGTATGTGCATTTGtcttattaaaattcaatttactGTGTAATAAAAAGATAGAattaaatgaaaagtaaataaaaaagagtACTATGGAGGGAAAGATGGCGGCACTAGAAAAGACGGCGTAATGTGTAATGGGAGTATAATGGCATTTTCAAATGCCATATTTTGCATACAAAATGTGGCAGTTATAGAACTGTAGTATTATGAAACAAATTATGGCAGTTTTTTATAACTGCTATATTAAAACCGCcatatttacttcaattttttgtagtgcagaaattatgataattagacataaaatatcaataaatcaAGATAGATAAATGTATATGagataatatttgtttattatgatgAAAATTAATGTATCTTATTTACTGATTCAAGTTTGTGTAGAGATACATATGAATATAGCCATTTAAACTACTTAAAATTGATCTTGTAATGGTTAacattatataatttcttttatataatattgttaagttaattaataattttaaatatttaaatttttgacacTTAATACTTTAGAGAATAGTTATTAGATATTGATACACACTATGGTATATATATTCTGCCAAAATAGATCCATAACCTAATAATCATGCAAAACTCATTACAATAAAATGTAATGAACAAATCTACTATGCTTGAAACATTTAactaagaatgatgaaattaagaattactcacaaaaatttaaaaacataggAATCCATTGACAAGTATGCTGAACAACGCAAAATTTAACCTAGCAATACACTCCCTAAAACTTGAATTAAACATCCTCCTCAATGTGATAATGTACCGAAAAAAGAAAACCGaaacaataaacaaaacaagaaaaataaatacaatttatgaataacaaaacatagtaaaaagaaaataaaaccttattttccattcttgaaacatGCAAAAGAAAACAATGGAAGTGTAGGAACACTGACACAAATATCACCATGAATATCATAAGGAGGAATGCCATCAGAAATGTCCACAAGCAACAAAATCGGATATATTAGTAGGATCAGCAACAGGATCATCAACCTCAACATCGCCCTTAATTACATCAACCACAAGAGTAACAACTACATTAGCATGAacaacataaataatattagtagaCACACCATCAAGTATAACATCATGAGCATAATCAGGAGTATGAACAAGTATTTTAGAAATATCATGAATGTCAATAGAAATATGTGAAAGACTATCAACATTAATATCATTAGTTGCTTCATTGATAACTTAGTTTTTATACTCTCATTTTAAGGCTTGTGGTATTTCTTCAAgagtttctatttttcttattcttgatttttaacatatatttgtattttttttattgaaaataggAACGTAGTAAATATTGTATAAGTGTTGCATTTCTCGGCTAAAAAATTGCAGTTTTCAACATTGACCTTTTCTAATGGTTTGGTTTATAACTCTTTTTAATATACCCAATTGAGTTAAGATTTGTTGCATTTGAATATTGACTCAAGGAGATTCAAACGGAGtatgagaaattgaaatttggaGAAAGAAATGATGTTGAATGGAGCATTCAAAGTTAAGGATAGGAAGAGACATAACTATTTtagaatttcttttattatcctGTAGggtaatattgaaattttataggATAGTAAAAACAATTGGCTTATTTAGCTTACTAAAAACTTTGTCTCTTAAGATTTTCTCTTACTTTGAGTTTCTataaacactacaaaaaatattgattttaccATGGGTTTAATACCGGAGGTAACAATAACCTCtactaataaataaagtaaCGGAGGTTTTCTCAAACCTTTGGTAAATAAAAGGAGTTTATGTGAAACCCTCgtaaattttgtgattttttaatagtgcataataaatatcattttcttttcttttaattgaaGATCTTCACTCCAAACCTTGATCTGCCTCACACAGCCTCTAAGATAATCCTTCTTCCACTATGTAATAAACCTTTCCAATCCCCCTCTCATCCACGCTATTCCATGGCAAGGGTTCGCTAATTCGACATCACAAGCAACTAATCGTTGAAATGGATTAGCGCTAGGGTTCACTGCAACGACGAGTCGACGAAGAACATGTAGTTCGACTCAGACGAAGAAGGTGAGGAGGAAGACGAAGAGAGATACGAAAGAGACAGGGAGCAGATTCCAGCGGCAGTGCTGGTCACACAAAGGTGGTGGCGCAGGACACGTTGGAGCTCGGTGGAGGCTGCCACAGCTCCGACAATGATGGTGAAAGAGGTGAACAATTAACGCTTGTCTTGGCTTGAGTGTTGGTTTTTTGTGAAAATGTGAATGTAAATCGAGATGTGAGTGATGAATGGTGCTTTTGTTGAACGAGAGTGATAAATCCCTTCCCATGGTTTGTGTGTCGGTGCTTGTGACACGAGGGTAATGGTGAATGAAGGTGAATGTGATGATTTAGTTGTGTGAGTGATGGAGAGCCTGAAAACGTGACTCCCTTGCCATGCCAGCGTGTGTCTATGCCATATAACATAATCTTCAGTTTGCAAATTTTTTCTTATGGTTTCATGGTttcatttgttattattatttgatataaatTGAGTTTAATTTTTAGATTTCCAGGATTTGAAAAACTCAACCAACCTAGTCTTCCATGTTGTCACCAATAAGAAAACTTATACTCCGATGCACACCTGATTTGCCATCAACTCTATTAATTCAACAATTGTTGAGGTTAGGGTGTTACACCAATATGATTGGTCTAAAGAAGTGAATGATGTTTTCAAGAAGTTCTTTCTCTAACTCTTGTTATAATGAGCTTGCCTACCAGTTAAAATAAGCTCTTTGCAGAGCTAATGTGAAAAAACTTTTATAAAGAAAGTTATCTGCATAAGCTAATTTCATCgttctttcttattttatttctagaGTGCCGAGAGAGAAAGGAATTGAGAATGCAACCTCAAATTCTTTAGTTTGGATTGGCAACCTCAAATAACCTCAAAAGTTTggattattttgttgttttttagtTTGATACTGGAGATGCATAcctaaaaacaatattttttaagcaAAAAGTATATATAGTAAACTACTAGTGTTATGATTAATGTGCAGGAAAATCTAGATTGATGACTACATAACACACAACTTGCCATTTGATGACATTAATAAAGCTTTCGATCTCATGAAGGAAGGAAGTGTTTGCGTTGTGTTATCCACATGCCAAGATAATACTTTtagtttctttctttattttttttctaaaatagtgAAAGTTATTGCAGAAATCAGTACCCCATAACATGTAGAAACTTCTTTGCATAGTTATCATTGAACATTGATAAGAGTTAAATCTTGTATTACCAATATTGATCATGCTAATCATATGCTATGCTACTTTTTGTCTTCACTCAaccataaaaatttatatatgataaagaATGTGACATTGTTTTAAAGTCTTGCATAACACATAATaaacatttgtttttatatcattaatattgtaaaatatttttaaatatatgaaatatattttaatgtaaaatgaaaccatttaaaatgtaatataagtGGTTTAAAAGAGAGTAATTTAAGATGATGTGGAGAGATATTTTTAGTGTTGAGAATGTCTGTTTTAGAGAATGAAGAGTGTTATTTAGGTTGAGAGTTCTACTTTAGAGAACAAAATTAGATACATAATTTTATAGTGCATGTTAGAAGAGAAAGgttgcttattttataaatctttgTGGAATATTTCAGTGGATACTACTAGAGAATAGGGTCAACAAATCACTTGGTTTGATTTTAGAAAGTGAGATTGTTTTGCTTTATATATTAAACTGGAGTTACACAACATCATTCACTGTTAGtattttttagacaaaaatGGCCTATGGGACGACATTTGACAGGTTAACCAAAATATTTTCACAATGTTTATCATCTGATTTTCATCCCAAAAAACTTATCATATGCAAGTTTAAATAGTATCTTTTCCTTGTCATCTACTTTAATACATTCACTTTATGACTATTCatttatttcttccttttctttcc
Coding sequences:
- the LOC114167228 gene encoding cytochrome P450 81E8-like gives rise to the protein MAMLYLALLILLFLFSLKLLFQTRRFRNLPPGPMSYPIIGNLLQLKQPYHRTFAQMSQKYGQVFSLWFGSRLVVVVCSQSAVQECFTKNDIVLANRPHFLFGKYISYDNSTILHSSYGDHWRHLRRILSLEVVSNNRLTSFYEVRRDEIMRLVQKLANLSRNQFTKVDLKNMFMETSFNTMTRIVAGKRLFGDDCDVNDVEKAKEFKIIIKELVILAGVNNRGDFLPFVRWFDFDNLEKKLKGFGKRTDAFLQELIEERRNGNNNGNTMIDHLLAQQRSQPEQYTDQIIKGLSLSLLLAGTDTSALTLEWTMANLLNHPEVIKKATKEINTHVGSNRLVEESDMSKLPYIQCIVYETLRLHPAAPIWSPHLSSEDCTVGKYNLPKDTIVLVNAWAAHMDPKMWSEPTHFKPERFEKESEVNRLLSFGLGRRACPGSNLAQRTVGLSIALLLQCFEWKRISKEEIDMSEANGITISRKNPLEAMCQLRQSPTVKDVY